Proteins encoded by one window of Venenivibrio stagnispumantis:
- a CDS encoding class II fructose-bisphosphate aldolase: protein MARIAKNLEELNQIVNQAVEISDSKVKIKDENKLRESVIDDLIYTAVFSENEDVKEEAKYLIREIANEFGAIASSIHDLYMAMGRGETKDFTTPAVNIRGMTYDVARRMFKVAIRNNIGAFIFEIAKSEIEYTFQRPSEYASCILAAAIKEGYKGPVFIQGDHFQFSAKKYFENPEKELKSIQALTKEAIDAGFYNIDIDPSTLVDYSKESLLEQQYHNYLNTAKMTDYIREIEPQGINVSIGAEIGHIGGKNSTVEEFEAFMEGYLKTVNKKPGISKISVQTGTEHGGIPLPDGTVAKVKLDFNVLKSIGEVARKKYGLSGTVQHGASTLPDELFDKFPQNCTSEIHLATGFQNIMFDLAPEKFKEEIYRFIEENFKDEWKEGMTREQFLYKSRKRGFGPFKYQWWTLENKEEILDALEKKFEFLFEKLNVFNTREYTDKYIKLIKLPYVKYSTKTEKVEAKEIKLEAGAD, encoded by the coding sequence TGTAGAAATCTCTGACTCAAAAGTGAAAATAAAAGATGAAAACAAATTAAGAGAATCTGTAATTGATGACCTTATTTATACTGCAGTCTTTTCTGAAAATGAAGATGTAAAAGAAGAAGCTAAATATTTAATAAGAGAGATAGCAAATGAGTTTGGAGCTATAGCTTCCTCTATTCATGATTTATATATGGCGATGGGAAGAGGAGAAACAAAAGATTTTACAACACCGGCAGTTAATATTAGAGGCATGACATACGATGTAGCAAGAAGAATGTTTAAAGTAGCTATAAGAAATAATATAGGAGCATTTATATTTGAGATAGCAAAATCAGAGATAGAATATACTTTCCAAAGACCATCAGAATATGCTTCTTGTATATTGGCAGCAGCAATAAAAGAAGGTTATAAAGGACCTGTATTTATACAGGGAGACCATTTCCAATTTAGTGCAAAGAAATATTTTGAAAATCCGGAAAAAGAATTAAAATCAATACAGGCTTTAACAAAAGAGGCAATAGATGCCGGATTTTACAATATAGATATAGACCCTTCCACCCTTGTTGATTACTCAAAAGAAAGTTTATTAGAACAACAATATCATAACTATCTAAATACTGCAAAAATGACAGATTATATAAGAGAAATAGAGCCACAGGGAATAAATGTGTCCATAGGAGCAGAAATAGGACATATAGGAGGCAAAAACTCTACAGTAGAAGAATTTGAAGCATTTATGGAAGGATATTTAAAAACTGTAAATAAAAAACCCGGTATATCAAAAATATCAGTCCAAACAGGAACAGAACACGGAGGTATACCTTTACCTGATGGAACTGTTGCAAAAGTAAAATTAGATTTTAATGTTTTAAAATCCATAGGAGAAGTTGCAAGGAAAAAATATGGTTTATCAGGAACAGTTCAACACGGAGCATCAACTTTACCTGATGAATTATTTGATAAATTCCCTCAAAATTGTACATCAGAGATACATTTAGCTACCGGATTTCAAAATATAATGTTTGATTTAGCACCGGAAAAATTTAAAGAAGAGATATACAGATTTATAGAAGAAAACTTTAAAGATGAATGGAAAGAAGGAATGACAAGAGAACAATTTTTATACAAAAGTAGAAAAAGAGGTTTTGGACCATTTAAATACCAGTGGTGGACATTAGAAAATAAAGAGGAAATTCTTGATGCTCTTGAGAAAAAATTTGAGTTTTTATTTGAAAAATTAAATGTATTTAACACAAGAGAATATACAGATAAATATATTAAATTAATAAAACTTCCTTATGTAAAATACTCAACAAAAACAGAAAAAGTAGAAGCAAAAGAAATAAAGCTTGAAGCAGGAGCTGATTAA